Proteins encoded by one window of Rutidosis leptorrhynchoides isolate AG116_Rl617_1_P2 chromosome 7, CSIRO_AGI_Rlap_v1, whole genome shotgun sequence:
- the LOC139859993 gene encoding uncharacterized protein → MVKNGTKMPSFCLARIRPHVRVRSQTLQLKENISVDSSTKPDDQKTEGSYGCIEKENKTESKTKVEEPTKINSRKVMIVVDSSCESKNALQWALTHTVQSHDILVLLYVKKITSNKEIKLTKEKATKVPTFLCSLKNTCQLKYSNIQVEISIIEGKEKGTAIVEEAKKQEVTMLVLGQKKQPITWRLLLTWAGRPVGGNGGGMVDYCVQNATCMAVAVRRKSKRVGGYLITTKCQKDFWLLA, encoded by the exons ATGGTCAAAAATGGCACCAAAATGCCAAGTTTTTGCCTTGCTAGAATTAGGCCACATGTTAGAGTACGTTCGCAAACGTTACAATTAAAAGAGAATATTAGCGTTGATTCTTCTACTAAACCAGATGATCAAAAAACCGAAGGTTCCTACGGTTGCATCGAAAAAGAGAATAAAACCGAAAGTAAGACTAAAGTTGAGGAGCCTACAAAGATTAATAGTAGGAAAGTGATGATAGTAGTTGATTCAAGTTGCGAGTCAAAAAATGCGTTGCAATGGGCCTTAACTCATACGGTTCAGAGCCATGACATTCTTGTTCTTCTTTATGTCAAAAAGATTACTTCAAATAAAG AAATTAAGCTGACTAAGGAGAAAGCTACAAAAGTTCCTACATTTCTTTGCTCATTGAAAAACACTTGCCAATTGAAATACTCAAAT ATACAAGTCGAGATATCAATAATCGAAGGAAAAGAAAAGGGTACAGCAATTGTAGAGGAAGCAAAAAAGCAAGAGGTGACAATGTTAGTACTTGGGCAAAAGAAACAACCGATTACGTGGCGGCTTTTGTTGACATGGGCTGGTAGACCGGTGGGTGGTAACGGTGGTGGAATGGTGGATTATTGTGTCCAAAACGCGACTTGTATGGCGGTAGCAGTGAGGAGGAAGAGCAAAAGAGTTGGTGGTTATCTCATTACAACTAAATGTCAAAAAGATTTTTGGCTGTTAGCCTGA